From Erigeron canadensis isolate Cc75 chromosome 5, C_canadensis_v1, whole genome shotgun sequence:
GATGAAAAGGATTCCCTTATTAGTAACTTGATGGGTCAAAATTTACACAATTTGACTGGTCAAGTTTGATAACTCTAAGGAATCCTCCCCCTTTTTGTAACGAAAGAccacaattatatatttagccTCTGATGTCATACTACCCCACCTCTATGAACAAAAACAACAATCAACCACCCCATGGTCAGATGCCCATATATGTCCAACGTtttcttgtatttatttaagtgcatatcttttatttaagaataatagtaataatttcTTTCTTAGAAATCTCTAGACAAACATTGTAAATCCAAAACATTATGACATGTTTCTTCTATTAACATTCCAAAGCTATATATACCATACCAGCATCAACAGcaaacatcaaaaatataaactttaaaacattTTCTTTACATAAGAATGTGATCCATCATTTACATAATACAGTAActgtttagtttatttatacaATAATAATGGCAAGAGCAAGTCAAATAATGAAAAGGTCTGCAGAATGACAACACCTTTGCATTCAAAGTGAAGACAAATTAAAAGGCTCCTAATATTATGACcatgttttatttaaaagaaaaaaatgtaatgACACTTGGTGAAAGAGACACCCAAATTACCTAACATCTGTTTCTTTAATACTCTAATCCATTGTCAAATTGTCCTACTTGCAAAAAGGTTTTTGTTGGGTTATCCCTTATTAATTCCCCCTTAACAAACTAACtaataaattcaaaaaatcTATCTTATCATAAGATGATGATTACATAAGATGTTATATTCTCTTTGTTTTTTATTGAAATATTCATTAACAAATAAGCCTTCTTTTTAAACCTTTTTTCTTCCACCTAATTAAGATGTTATCTAGCAATGTTAAGTCTTTTTACCAGTAAGGTTAAAGTGGTTAAAGTCAAGATTTCTAAAGAATGAGTTAgaaaaaaatgatcaaatgatgCACCTTTTGCAAGATCTTGAGTTCTTCACAAGCATTCCATTTCATCTTTTTGATTGCATAGTGTTTTCCATTAAGATAACCCTTAAAAACAGAACCTTGGATCACCCATCTTTCATCAAAACCATCTGTTGCTTCATTCAGCTCTTGAATACTATAAACTTTATACTTATCCAAACAGTCTGAAACATCAGCCATAAGACTAACTCCCACATCTTTTTTCTGCTTGTTTTCCACATCATCATTCTTAACTTTGTTTTTCTTCCATAAAGACTCTTTATAAGCCCAACAACATACCAAAATCAGCAAAAGTAGTCCACAAACCCCAAGCCCAATTCCCAATCCaataacttctttttttctttcttttgtatgACCAAGTGAAACATTATTAACAGGGGTAGGCTGTGTGAGTTCAGGAAGCCGCGAAACTGGCACGAAAACGGTGTCCCAAGTGTTAAAAACACTATTACCATTTGCTTCTAGTATGGACTTTATGGTTGAACCAAATCTTGAAGCAATTGATTCTATAGTATCAAATGGTTGAAAAACATATGAAATGAGATAATTGAGTTGATTTTGGAGTTGGGTTTTTGTTGGGCATTTGCAAAAGATTGGAAAGATTACATCTTGGCCTATAGTGAGGTTTATAGGGACAAGAGTTGGATTAACAATTTGTACAGATTGGTAAGTTGTAAGGTTATGATAAAGTTCTGTTGATACAAGATAAAAGGTGTCACCTTTCTTGATTGTGTAGTTAAGTTTAGCATAAGAGAGGTTTGTAGTTGTATTAACTGAGTTACAAGTACAAGTTAGTGGAATAAATAAGGATTGGTTAGGGGAAAGAGGTGAAGTTAGAGAGGTTAAGTTGCTCGGTTTCGCGATCATTGGACGACTTACGGAGAAAAGATCACTTATGGAGGCTAAGTCAAGATAGTTTGGACCCATGGATGTGTAAAAGGCATAAGCTTGGCAAGAGGGTGAGGTTTGGTTAAGCTGGTTGCATGCATAGCCAGTGGTGTTTGTAAGGGGTTGAGATGATGAAATTTGGAACAAGATGATGATCATGTGAAAGTGCAACATTTGGAAGACCATTTTTAGGAGTAGTGGTTTCATTGTTGTTGTATTTTTGGAATGGGAGGTATGGATTTAATTTGGTGTAGTAgtgttgttttaatttttaaaagaaggGAGGCCTGGCTATAGCTATAGGTATGAAACTAATGAATATCAACTTGACCACCAAAGTGATGAAGTCATTTGGGAAGTCTATATATTCAAAGTTAGTTGGTGCCACAGAAGATATTCTTCCTCAGCCATGCCAATGTTTtcaaaaaaatacaatacaagTACTAATTATTATGATGCTAATATTAGAATAAGTAGAATAGATTTTGAGACCTTCTGTTcataaatttgttttttcaacCAAACATCATGTGTACGTCATTATATAattggtgtatatatattatttgaacaaTGATCCCAATATATACACGATAGTGTATTGTACAATCAATATAATCGTATGATAAAGAGATTTTATGTAGGGATCACTTATCATATTATGTAAATGATTACCCACATGCCATATATATGTCTATACTGTGTATAGACCTATACACACCGTAGACGCCTATAATACGCCTACATGCGTCGTACAAGGGGTATTTGACATGTATATACGTTAAGACGATTAATAACTTACGGATATGATAAAACAACATGgaattttataagtctttactgGATAGACTAATGGTCATTGCTAAGTTTATTTACTGCTTGTCAACCTTACGTTATTTCAGTTgatatatttatgaaatgatatgtgAAGGCCACTTATTGTTTATGTCCAATTACATCATAGTTATTAAGACAATTAAACTTACAGATTATGATGTAAATTTATAAGCCTTTATTGGATAGATTAATGATCATGGCTATGTTTATTTGTTACTTGTCAATTTTGTATTATTTCAAATTGATAcaatgtttaatttattttttttttacattttttccaaaatcaattttacattaaaaaaaaaaaagaaaaatcaaatgcTCTTATGTTCTTCGGACATAATGTCATTCGAATTTTCAGGGGACACGGAGGAGGAAAGAAAACCTCATATTAATAAGTCAAACGTACGATTAATAAGAGTAAATTTTGCCCTTCAGAACCAGACCcaaaagaaatatttttaaacttgtaaGATGCACCAAATGCAAAATTTATTGTACTTACTTTATTTTGCTTCAAACAAAAATTGATATTCTATATTGCATAAAAATCCAAAATCTTTTTGTATGTCACCTTTGGCCGTCTTCACTCTTAAACAATACTTTATCACTTATTGATCGACTTCTTGCATGGGATACAAcgcttttttaaaaaatgaatattgTATAAGTTATTGAATCATAAGGCCTCTCTTCATCCTTACCCTCTTTCACACCTCTTCCATACTGGCACGTTAGTTTTTTGCTCTCTTCATCCACAATCACTCCCTACAACCCCTCttccacactttttatttttttattttatatttacacaaaattaaaaaaactacttaattttataaaaaattaaacgttacaactaaattaaaaaaacattacaattaaacattaccactaaaaataaaacacataacacagttaaaaataaaacattgcaaggaaaaataaaacattacaactattaaaaaaaaaaactactcgtCGTCGGCGGTCTGGTCATCCTCGTCCTCTTCCGGGTCGTGGCTAGGACCCGGCTGTGGCGCCGGTGCCGCTGGTGCATAAAACGAGCTTGCATAGTCGTCTTGCAAGTATTGACGATATCTCATATGTGCTTTTAGGTCGTATTGCGACAAACCCGTTGAAATTGGTCTCCCCAAAAACTTCATGGCATCTTTAATCTCGGCCCGTCGCAAAGCATCTTTTTGTTCTTAAAGATAAGAACTAATCTGTTGAGCCGTTTCAGAACCCGAAGATCGACCCGATGTGGCATCGGATGAACTAGACAACCTACGGCTAACGTTACGACTCGGTGGTCGCCTAATGGGGTTCGGCCCAAATAAAGCCTCAAATGGGGCCGGGGTGGGGTGGGAATGGGAGTCGGAATGGGGGTCCCGCCTAATGGAACATCATCGGCGGTCAAATCTACCGCCGGAGCTTGTCGACTACTCGTGGCCTGGTTTTCATTCCAAAAGTTGGACAAGTTTTTAAGAAGATCATAGCAACTCTGGTAATGCCAATATTTCTCCCCTGTTTGTTTCTTGTATAGTTTGACAGCCGCGTCAATCACTTATCGCTCATCCGCCCCACTTTGTCGGCCTTGCTCGCTAACCTTCTTCAACGCCACACCAAATTCTTTAACACCCTTTTTAATCTTGTTCCATTTGCCATGTATTTGGATCTTGGTACGTGTACCATATGCCGTTTTGTTGTTGAACATCTCCACCacttttttccaaaaaatacCCTCCGTCTGACTATTACCCACCACCGGGTCCTACGACCAATGCACCCAACACTTTGTCAACAACAGTGTATCATCATTTTCCCAGTTCCTTTTCTCTCTCGGTTTTGTGGCGCGTCTCTTCCCACGACCCACCTCCAcaacttcatcttcttcttcatcatcggCAGACGTGACACTATCTTTGTTGAGGATGTTTTCATTGATAATCAATGGCGATTGTGACGTTCTTGatctttgttgttgttggtgaaaGTTAAACGCCATTTGAGCTTGCATTTGAGCTTGAATTTGGGCTTGGACTAATGCCAAACGTTGAGACTCGGTCCAAGTTTGACCCATAACAGGATTGTAACCAATTTGATTGTAATACGCTTGAGAATATGGGTTAACGAGGCAAGGGGGTGAAGGACCCATTGGGGTCGGGTTGGATGAGCTTGAAGCATGGCTTGTTTGGCCTTGGTTAGTTGACGATATAGGCGGCATACCCGGCATCGGGTTTTCTAGAAAGTGATTCCAAAGGTTGTTACTTTGGTTTTCGTTGTTTGACATGGTGAAAGATTTTGTTGATATTGTGAATAGAATGAAAGAAATTGTGGAGAAAATGGAAGAAGATGTGAAGAAAGGTGTGAAGAAGGAGAGTGAGaaggtagtatatatatatgtgtgtgtgtgtgtaaagttaaaaaaaaaacaaaaaaaaaaagaaactagccatttcttttaaaaatttttgaaaaaatctgtttttttttagtttacgtTAACATGGAGCCCACATGGTCCTCGTCTTCACGCATCGATCCATCGAAATGGTTAGAATTATTCCCGGTCGACGAGCTCACTCCTTATAGCTTCGATATCAACGACCCATCGATGAAGACTATAGGGAGCGGCCTAATAGCATTGTACATTTTCGCGAATATTTTGGTAATTATAATCACAAAAGAAAATTATACAGTACAGTATGCGTTATTGAATTTTCAAGAACTGAAGTTTCCAATCTCGATTACCATTCACAAATGTCCAAggaaatcatttatttattgacTCTTGACTCTTGACTTATCCGAGTAGAAAGCAAAAGGCAAATAGGAAATGGTCACGAATTCTACTTGGAGATAACTTTCTTCTCCActctttgaaaattgaaatgtatatttgatgttCAGAAAAACTATAAGGTTTTACAAAAAGATAAATATCAttgatttattttcaaaatttacaaAAGCCTAGATAAAAATCCAGTGTATTACCCCAGCTGTATAGTAAACTTTCATTATTTTATGGACTTCAATAACTTAATTGAGTTTATCTTTTAAAACGGCAACTTAATTTTGAAATGAGACATGCCACTGCCAGTGAAAGGTGAGGGTCTACTCCGACGAGGATAGCCTGCTTATTTGACACtgtaaaagaaaaccaaaaatgtGTACTTTTCTAGTGTTTAGTAAGGGATCAAACCCCAATGGCCCACCCCGGCAAAACCTTGACAACTCGACAGTGGGTCATtgtaaaaagaagaaaaactgTCTCTTACACATTAATATTCTAACAGCTACTGCATAAGATATAAAtgctataataaattaataatgttttaaTGAACTgggaaaaaaaggaaataaacagAACACAGTAAAAAAACGTGTGGTGTATCCCGACCAacatttttggtatctcgaccataTCGCTCCAAAATAGTGTGGGCCCCCTatctgtaatggtaaatctggtaGAGTAAAAGCGGCTCCCCTGTCATTAATAGTCTGGTCGGGTTATCGGGATATCAGGCGCCtaaaaaaagtattattatGTTCTAGTTTGTGTTATATGACATGCATACAGATAGATACAGCGTTTTTGGCCACTTCGATTTCAAAATGGTATTCCATATACATGATGAGCCGATGAGGTGAAGTTCTATAAGAATTTGACGATTAAATAAATatgatacatacatacatatttatatctatctatcttttcATGATATCATCTTTGGTTACAGTGAAATCCCAAAGTTCTCCATATTTCTCATTGAAGTCCCATATATCCATGGTGTTGTAGTCCGATATTAACTTGTCTCGAGCACCCCTCTCCATGTTATATATCTGAGGCTCGAAGTTGTACGCCTCACTGGGTTTATCCATCTCGATTATACAAAATATTACAATGAATATGGCCGCCCCTATGTACAAGTACTCTCCCTGAAAAATGTAAATGCTTATCAAGATTCATTTAAGGTAAAACCTTGACTTTATAAGGGTTAGGGGCCAAGAATGCTATCTGTTCTTTATGTTTTGCAAACAGACTGTTTATTTGGGATCAAAATGATGATACCATTAGTACAGTTTTCAGAAAGTAAGATTCTGATCAACGATATATGATCATGAAGACCATATAGAGCTTTGACCATAATTGCCTCTGGCTTTCCCAATGGTACATGATAGTGATGATATAAAGAATTTTCTTTCCTACTgcatatataaagttattttcgAACATTGCATAGATCAAAGAAAGGTTTAGTGTCAGTCTAACCGGAACATTGAGGTACATCCCGAGAGCCACTGAGGGAAGAAATAGCCATGAGATGAGACCTGGTCCATAGAAAAGAGACATATATGTTCATTTAGTAATGTCAAATGACTACACTTGAATGATAATATCTTGAGAGGTCAAATTTCTGATACATTCTCAAATgtcaatttaatatgtgaaCTAGTCTAGGAGATGTACCTTGGAAACCAGAGGGAGGACCGACTGCTGCATAGTCTTCTGCTATTGATCCCCAAAAAGTTGCTACAATATGAACTTGGATTATTAGACAGGCAATCATAAGCACTAACTTGATCACAAGTGTGTTATTTCATCACGGATGTCAAGACTTAACTAGAGCCTTTCTTCTAAAACTAATTAAGCTAATGCCACTAAATGAAGATCTAAAGTGATCACTACAGATCGATGGGGAAAAAAGATACTATTAGTTCAAACATATGTTCTTACATTTGTCATCTCCTTCATTGTATGTGTGGTGTCCATCATACTCTCCGTAGATGAAATCATCCTACACCAACACCAAAATCGCTTCAAAAATTACATACAACTAAACAAAGAATGACCAAAAAGGAAACCCATAATATTGAAGTTACAGGTCAAATCTGTTATTATcaagttaaaaaatttattgaCATGGATCGTGGTACTAATCAAATGTTTACATTACTGCTGAAATCTGAAACTAAGGTGATTGACCTCATATGCCTAACTTTACACTCAAATGTGGAATTCCACCTAGTTGAATGCATATACAAATTCAGTTCAGAACTTTGTGCTCGCTTACGCCAGAAAACTTGGTCACCGTGTATTCAAATATTGTCAGCAACTTCAGATTCCTCTCCCCTATTGTCCTAATATCCTATACTTGAGAAGTTAATCACATCAAGACAGCCTATAGTAAAGCAATTCTTCATAAGGGTATtcaaattttcatataattttcttttagttgtCTAGTTCACGAATACACTTGTTAACAACACAAATCataaaaaagagtaaaaaagCCCTAATCACAAAGGTTGCACTTAAAACCACTGCCATATAAGTTTATACATGTTCAAAGTCACATTAATTAGTATAACTAGCAACTGAGTTTGACTTTAAGTTGACTGTTGACCCTGTACGGCTGTATCCCTAGCTTGTTGTCCTTGAAAACAGAGGAAACAATTTTCGTAGCATTGACATTAAAATTAGGAACATTTTCTCTTCTTCGCAAAATTTTCAATACTAAGAAGTGTTTGATTTGAAACGAAGAACCACTATGAATGTGAGTTTTCATTCGGAAAGGGAATGGATTTCTAAACCCACAAACTTGGAGGGTTTCGAGTATACACAAATTCTATGGGTCCGATACTCGAATTTTAAATAacagaagtaaaaaaaaaaaaaaattaactacaGGCAAACTGATGAAGCTATGATACATAGAAAAGCGTTGAGATACATACATCAC
This genomic window contains:
- the LOC122600842 gene encoding serine/threonine receptor-like kinase NFP, which translates into the protein MKPLLLKMVFQMLHFHMIIILFQISSSQPLTNTTGYACNQLNQTSPSCQAYAFYTSMGPNYLDLASISDLFSVSRPMIAKPSNLTSLTSPLSPNQSLFIPLTCTCNSVNTTTNLSYAKLNYTIKKGDTFYLVSTELYHNLTTYQSVQIVNPTLVPINLTIGQDVIFPIFCKCPTKTQLQNQLNYLISYVFQPFDTIESIASRFGSTIKSILEANGNSVFNTWDTVFVPVSRLPELTQPTPVNNVSLGHTKERKKEVIGLGIGLGVCGLLLLILVCCWAYKESLWKKNKVKNDDVENKQKKDVGVSLMADVSDCLDKYKVYSIQELNEATDGFDERWVIQGSVFKGYLNGKHYAIKKMKWNACEELKILQKVNHGNLVMLEGFCIDSSDANCYLVYEYLENGSLYTRLHESNIERLSWRTRLRIAVDVANGLQYIHEHTRPRVVHKDVKSSNILLDTHMRAKIANFGLAKSGCNAITMHIVGTQGYIAPEYLADGVVSTKMDVFSFGVVLLELISGREAVDKDGKVLWIEAYEKFNGDEEKHYKHKLKGFIDDFLLRESCSIDNVMNIMSIAIACLHKDPSRRPSMVDIVYALCKSDDLFTDLSEEGFSPRQVIAR
- the LOC122599599 gene encoding photosynthetic NDH subunit of subcomplex B 5, chloroplastic gives rise to the protein MAGVSAKPLSALSIPSIPILVTVKTSHQSLNSIKLPSNANCSTSYGVRYTSTNNGRNWIRNAAGLTDIEPDLNEDPVDRWDNAGISDDDFIYGEYDGHHTYNEGDDKSTFWGSIAEDYAAVGPPSGFQGLISWLFLPSVALGMYLNVPGEYLYIGAAIFIVIFCIIEMDKPSEAYNFEPQIYNMERGARDKLISDYNTMDIWDFNEKYGELWDFTVTKDDIMKR